The following DNA comes from Peribacillus sp. FSL E2-0218.
TCTTGAAGAACCATTCCGAAGTTCCGGCGAAGATCACTTCGTGACATATTTCTAGTATCAAGACCATCGATCTTGATCTTTCCGCCATTGAGTTCATAAAATCTCATCAAAAGATTTATCATCGTCGTTTTCCCAGCACCGGTCGGTCCTACAATTGCGACCGTCTGTCCAGGCAACACCTCGATGTTCATATCCTTCATTAACAAGTCGTCACCATACCCAAAGTCTACATGTTCAAAGGTGACAGCACCGTTCGCTCTATTTAAATGAGCCGTGGTTTTTTCTTTTATTTCCTCTTCTTCATCAAGTAGCTCAAAAACGCGCTCAGCTGCTGCAACAGTGGACTGAATGATGTTTGCGATGTTTGCCGTTTGGGTGATCGGCTGGGTGAACTGCTTTGAATATGTGATGAATGCTTGGATATCACCAATTGAGATAGAACGTTGGGTTACCAATATTCCGCCGACGACGCTGATGAGAACATAGCTCAAATTCCCGATAAAAAACATCAAGGGCATGATAATTCCAGATATGAACTGCGCCTTGCTTCCTGCTTTATATAATTCTTCATTTACCTTTGTAAACTGGGCACTTGCCTTTTTTTCATGTCCGAATGCTTTAACGACTTGATGGCCCGTATACATTTCTTCAATGTGCCCGTTCAATTCTCCAAGTGTACGCTGTTGATCGGCAAAATGTTTTTGGGATCTTTTTAAAATGGGCCGGATTGCAAATATTGACAAAGGTAAACTGATGATGGAAATTAGTGTCAATAACGGGCTGATAGAGAGCATCATAATGATAATGCCCAAGATTGTTACGATCGATGTGATAAACTGGGTTAAGCTTTGTTGAAGGGTGCTCCCGATTGTATCGATATCATTTGTCATTCTGCTAAGTGTTTCTCCGTTCGGACGGCCTTCAAAATAGTTAAGGGGAAGTTTCTCGAGCTTTTTATTAACATCTTCCCGTAAATCATAGACCGTATCTTGGGCAACGCTGGACATAATGTATTGTTGTACATAATTGAAAAGGCTGCTTAAGACATAGAGGCCAGCAAGTAGCAGGAGGATCTGGCCGATTTTATCAAAGTTAATAGCAGCTCCCGGTATTCCTTGGAATTTACCGTAAGCCCCTTCGAATAATTCCGTAATCGCCGTTCCCATAATTTTTGGTCCGACAATCATGAAAATCGTACTCATGATGGCAGCGATGAACACGGCAATCAATTTGTTGCGCCGCGGTTTTAAATAGGCCAAAAGCCGTCGTAGTGTTCCTTTAAAATCTTTTGCTTTTTGACCCATCATCATCATGTTCCCGCCGCCAGGACCGTGCCCCATCTGACCGCCGCTTTGAGGTTTTTTTCGGTTACTCATGCAATTTCCTCCTCTGAGAGCTGTGATAAGGCGATTTCACGATATATGTCGTTTGTGCTAAGCAACTCTTGGTGTGTCCCAATGCCGACAATGTGCCCTTTGTCTAAAACGATGATTCTGTCAGCATCCACGACTGTACTAACACGCTGTGCGACGAGTAATACGGTCGCATTCTTCGTTTCATCTTTCAAAGCTGCACGAAGTTTGGCATCTGTCTTGAAATCAAGAGCGGAAAAGCTATCATCGAATATATAAATGTCCGGTTTTCGAATGATTGCCCTTGCAATCGAGAGCCGTTGTTTTTGGCCACCTGAAAGGTTTGATCCACCTTGTTCGATTTCTGCATCATAGCCGTCTTTCAATTGGCTTATAAAATCCTCCGCCTGGGCGATACGGGCCGCATGGTCAATTTCCTCATGGGTGGCCGTTTGTTTTCCGAACCGAATGTTGTCAGCAATGGTCCCCGTAAAGAGGATGGCCTTTTGTGGCACAAAGCCAATTTTGGAACGAACTTCATCTTGTGGGGCATTACGAATATCAACACCATTGACGCGAATGGACCCATTTGAAATATCATAAAATCGGGGGATCAAATTTACGAGCGTTGATTTCCCTGAGCCTGTTCCTCCGATGATTGCGGTGGTTTCACCAGGTCTTGCGGAAAAACTAATATCCGATAGGGCAGGTTCCTCCGCTCCTGGGTAACTGAACGTCACATGTTCAAATTCAAGGGTGCCGTGGTCACGATCTGCCTTTTCCGTTCCTTCATCTAGGAATGAAGGTTCCATATCAAGGACTTCGTTGATCCGAGTTGCCGACACGGCCGCACGTGGAATCATAACGAACATCATGGAAGCCATGACGAGTGCGAACATAATTTGCATCACGTATTGGATAAATGCCATTAAATCCCCGATCTGCATAGCGCCATTATCAATCCGTACTCCTCCAAACCAAATGATTCCAACAACCGTCAAGTTCATGACAAGCATCATTATAGGCATCATGAATGCCATGATTTTATTGACTTTTATCGAGACAGCCGTCAAATCCTTATTCGCTTTCTTAAGTCGTTCCTTTTCTTGGTTTTCACGATTAAAGGCACGAACTACGCGAATCCCGGTTAGATTTTCTCGTAATACAAGGTTCAGACGGTCCAAACGTTTTTGCACCAACTGAAAAAGAGGCACACCTTTATAGAGAATGAGCAGGATTGAACCAATCAACACAGGCATTGTGAAGACGATGACAAGTGATAATTTGGCATCCTTCGAAACGGCCATAATCACTCCGCCAATTAACATAATGGGTGCACTGATGACCATGCGCAGCATCATAATAACCACTTGCTGGACTTGTGTTATATCATTGGTCGTTCGTGTAATGAGGGACGCTGTACCGATTTCGTCAAATTCTTGTAATGAAAATTTTTCAACATGATTAAAGACTTTTAAGCGGATATCGCGTCCCATTCCCATTGCGGCTTTCGAAGAATAGTAACTTGCGATAACGGAAGCACAGGCGCCTAGTGCTGAAATTAACAGCATTAATCCACCTATTTTCCAGATGTAGGGAGTGTCTCCAGGGACGACACCTTTGTCGAT
Coding sequences within:
- a CDS encoding ABC transporter ATP-binding protein, with protein sequence MSNRKKPQSGGQMGHGPGGGNMMMMGQKAKDFKGTLRRLLAYLKPRRNKLIAVFIAAIMSTIFMIVGPKIMGTAITELFEGAYGKFQGIPGAAINFDKIGQILLLLAGLYVLSSLFNYVQQYIMSSVAQDTVYDLREDVNKKLEKLPLNYFEGRPNGETLSRMTNDIDTIGSTLQQSLTQFITSIVTILGIIIMMLSISPLLTLISIISLPLSIFAIRPILKRSQKHFADQQRTLGELNGHIEEMYTGHQVVKAFGHEKKASAQFTKVNEELYKAGSKAQFISGIIMPLMFFIGNLSYVLISVVGGILVTQRSISIGDIQAFITYSKQFTQPITQTANIANIIQSTVAAAERVFELLDEEEEIKEKTTAHLNRANGAVTFEHVDFGYGDDLLMKDMNIEVLPGQTVAIVGPTGAGKTTMINLLMRFYELNGGKIKIDGLDTRNMSRSDLRRNFGMVLQDTWLFNGTIKDNIGYGKNEATDEDIFAAARMAHADHFIRTLPDGYETVLNEEASNISQGQKQLLTIARAVLADPPIMILDEATSSVDTRTEVFIQKAMNRLMEGRTSFVIAHRLSTIKDADLILVMDQGKVIEQGTHSQLLEASGFYADLYNSQFSESVAG
- a CDS encoding ABC transporter ATP-binding protein, coding for MIKILKNLSIYKWLISAVFGLVFIQSMSDLFLPTLMADIIDKGVVPGDTPYIWKIGGLMLLISALGACASVIASYYSSKAAMGMGRDIRLKVFNHVEKFSLQEFDEIGTASLITRTTNDITQVQQVVIMMLRMVISAPIMLIGGVIMAVSKDAKLSLVIVFTMPVLIGSILLILYKGVPLFQLVQKRLDRLNLVLRENLTGIRVVRAFNRENQEKERLKKANKDLTAVSIKVNKIMAFMMPIMMLVMNLTVVGIIWFGGVRIDNGAMQIGDLMAFIQYVMQIMFALVMASMMFVMIPRAAVSATRINEVLDMEPSFLDEGTEKADRDHGTLEFEHVTFSYPGAEEPALSDISFSARPGETTAIIGGTGSGKSTLVNLIPRFYDISNGSIRVNGVDIRNAPQDEVRSKIGFVPQKAILFTGTIADNIRFGKQTATHEEIDHAARIAQAEDFISQLKDGYDAEIEQGGSNLSGGQKQRLSIARAIIRKPDIYIFDDSFSALDFKTDAKLRAALKDETKNATVLLVAQRVSTVVDADRIIVLDKGHIVGIGTHQELLSTNDIYREIALSQLSEEEIA